From one Streptomyces sp. N50 genomic stretch:
- a CDS encoding pectinesterase family protein: protein MRRRTLLTGLAGLTGIAGGLVAAGAGPAVAFDRRQVLHVRPGESVQAAVDAVEGSGWTIVVHPGTYREVVNVPAAAGELTLRGATRDPRDVVIVYDNANGTQKPDGSGTTYGTAGSATFTSAAPGLTVRDLTLANDWLRADHPEITGTQAVAAYVTGDRSRFSRVRLLAHQDTLFVDTSALEVFDRQYFSRCYIEGDVDFVFGRATAVFADCHFHTLQRDVAFTPKGMVFAPSTARANPHGILAVRSRITSGAEDAAYKLARPWVPSYETTAWPSLVVRDTRIGPGIDPVAPYINMRDAYPWQSMRFHEYRNTGPGSVITVPENRPQLTAAEAELHTPATYLGGWEPVRSL, encoded by the coding sequence CTGCGCAGACGCACACTCCTGACCGGATTGGCGGGATTGACGGGGATCGCCGGTGGTCTCGTGGCCGCCGGTGCCGGGCCCGCCGTAGCGTTCGACCGTCGTCAGGTCCTGCACGTCCGGCCCGGAGAATCGGTGCAGGCCGCCGTCGACGCGGTGGAGGGCAGCGGCTGGACGATCGTCGTGCACCCGGGGACGTATCGCGAAGTCGTCAACGTGCCTGCGGCTGCGGGCGAGTTGACGTTGCGCGGTGCCACCCGCGACCCGCGTGACGTCGTCATCGTCTACGACAACGCCAACGGGACGCAGAAACCGGACGGTTCGGGGACGACGTACGGTACGGCGGGCTCCGCGACCTTCACGTCGGCGGCGCCCGGGCTGACCGTACGGGACCTCACCCTCGCCAACGACTGGCTGCGCGCGGACCATCCGGAGATCACGGGGACGCAGGCGGTGGCCGCGTATGTGACGGGGGACCGCTCGCGGTTCTCGCGGGTCCGTCTTCTCGCCCACCAGGACACGCTGTTCGTGGACACGTCGGCGCTGGAGGTCTTCGACCGGCAGTACTTCTCCCGTTGTTACATCGAGGGGGACGTCGACTTCGTCTTCGGGCGGGCGACGGCGGTCTTCGCGGACTGCCACTTCCACACCCTCCAACGGGACGTGGCCTTCACGCCCAAGGGCATGGTCTTCGCGCCGTCCACCGCTCGTGCCAACCCGCACGGCATCCTCGCGGTCCGCTCCCGGATCACCTCCGGCGCCGAGGACGCCGCGTACAAGCTGGCCCGGCCGTGGGTTCCGTCGTACGAGACGACGGCCTGGCCGTCCCTCGTCGTGCGGGACACCCGGATCGGGCCCGGCATCGACCCGGTCGCGCCTTACATCAACATGCGCGACGCCTATCCCTGGCAGTCGATGCGTTTTCACGAGTACCGCAACACGGGACCGGGCTCCGTGATCACCGTTCCGGAGAACCGGCCCCAACTCACCGCCGCCGAGGCCGAGTTGCACACCCCCGCGACCTACCTCGGCGGCTGGGAACCCGTCCGCTCACTCTGA
- a CDS encoding right-handed parallel beta-helix repeat-containing protein, with amino-acid sequence MRTSTGRHRRTRTLSIAAAVAVAAGAGGVYLGLNSGGAQAASSTVTVSTTAQLESAVANATAGTVIQVRAGTYTPAATLKSTADGTGSARITLEAYGTEKVKIDGSKLPAGQWLAGIYGDYWTVQNLTFQNSPAQGFVATSSVGGIFKNLVTANNGDSGFTLRGDGTTNNLVQNLDSYGNYDAAGHGQNADGIAIKFGSGTGNKVTGARLYNNSDDGLDLWQFSSPVTIDHSWAFGNGKNRWNDSAFEGNGNGFKLGGGGVAVAHVVNDNAAWDNTLNGFTENSNTGAIILNRNTAYSNTESGFFFATSRSRLARNLSVGNKGGSDTLGSAAVSAANSWDGGVATPSFKSTDATTAYGARSSSGTLPTTTFLTTGSTTIGATMN; translated from the coding sequence GTGCGTACGAGCACCGGACGCCACCGCAGGACCCGCACCCTCTCGATCGCCGCCGCGGTGGCCGTCGCCGCGGGGGCGGGCGGCGTCTACCTCGGCCTCAACAGCGGCGGCGCGCAAGCCGCTTCGTCGACGGTCACCGTGTCCACCACCGCCCAGCTGGAGTCGGCCGTCGCCAACGCCACGGCGGGGACGGTCATCCAGGTAAGGGCGGGCACCTACACCCCGGCCGCGACCCTCAAGTCCACGGCGGACGGCACCGGTTCGGCCCGCATCACGCTGGAGGCGTACGGCACGGAGAAGGTGAAGATCGACGGCTCCAAGCTGCCCGCGGGGCAGTGGCTGGCCGGGATCTACGGCGACTACTGGACGGTCCAGAACCTCACCTTCCAGAACTCCCCGGCACAGGGCTTCGTAGCCACGTCGTCGGTAGGCGGCATCTTCAAGAACCTCGTGACGGCGAACAACGGCGACTCGGGCTTCACCCTGCGCGGCGACGGCACGACCAACAACCTCGTGCAGAACCTGGACAGTTACGGCAACTACGACGCCGCAGGGCACGGCCAGAACGCCGACGGCATCGCCATCAAGTTCGGCTCCGGCACCGGCAACAAGGTCACCGGCGCCCGCCTCTACAACAACTCGGACGACGGCCTCGACCTCTGGCAGTTCTCCTCGCCGGTCACCATCGACCACTCCTGGGCCTTCGGCAACGGCAAGAACCGCTGGAACGACTCCGCCTTCGAGGGGAACGGCAACGGCTTCAAGCTGGGCGGCGGAGGCGTCGCGGTCGCCCACGTCGTCAACGACAACGCGGCCTGGGACAACACCCTCAACGGCTTCACCGAGAACTCCAACACCGGCGCGATCATCCTCAACCGCAACACGGCCTACTCCAACACGGAGTCCGGCTTCTTCTTCGCCACGAGCAGGTCCCGCCTGGCCCGCAACCTCTCCGTCGGCAACAAGGGCGGTTCGGACACGCTGGGTTCGGCTGCGGTCTCGGCGGCGAACAGCTGGGACGGCGGGGTCGCGACTCCGTCCTTCAAGTCGACGGACGCGACTACGGCGTACGGGGCGCGGTCGTCCAGCGGGACACTGCCGACGACGACGTTCCTGACGACGGGGTCCACGACCATCGGCGCGACGATGAACTGA
- a CDS encoding right-handed parallel beta-helix repeat-containing protein, whose translation MRRISTFTALAVATASLGLAVIATPAHAATVVVSNSTDLTNAIKNATAGTVIQVRAGTYYPTATLQSTANGTSSAPVTLTAYGSETVKIDGSSLPSGSWIFKLTADYWNVSNLTFQNSPDSAVVCQSCTGTNWNNVKTINGGDSGFTLTGDGTVNNTVKNLDSYGNYDAATHGQNADGVAIKFGSGTGNLVTGARLYNNSDDGIDLWSFSSPVTIEHSWSFGNGINRWGDSAFEGNGNGYKLGGNGVTVAHVVNNSAAWGNSGNGFTENSNTGAIVINRTTAYANSGSGYYFATSSAKLGKNLAVSNGGGSVSKGSAVTSAGNNWDSGISTPSFISTDASTTYNARSSSGTLPATTFLTTGSTTIGATMN comes from the coding sequence ATGCGTCGTATCAGCACCTTCACCGCGCTCGCCGTGGCCACGGCCTCGCTCGGACTCGCCGTGATCGCCACCCCGGCACACGCGGCGACCGTTGTGGTCAGCAACTCCACCGACCTGACCAACGCCATCAAGAACGCCACCGCCGGTACGGTCATCCAGGTCCGGGCCGGCACCTACTACCCGACGGCCACCCTCCAGTCGACGGCCAACGGCACCTCCTCCGCGCCGGTCACCCTCACCGCGTACGGCTCGGAGACGGTCAAGATCGACGGTTCGTCACTGCCGTCGGGGTCGTGGATCTTCAAGCTGACGGCGGACTACTGGAACGTCTCCAACCTCACCTTCCAGAACTCCCCGGACAGCGCGGTCGTCTGCCAGTCCTGCACCGGCACCAACTGGAACAATGTCAAGACCATCAACGGCGGCGACTCCGGCTTCACGCTCACCGGCGACGGCACCGTCAACAACACGGTCAAGAACCTTGACTCGTACGGCAATTACGACGCCGCGACGCACGGCCAGAACGCGGACGGCGTTGCCATCAAGTTCGGCTCCGGCACGGGCAACCTCGTCACCGGCGCCCGGCTGTACAACAACTCGGACGACGGCATCGACCTGTGGTCCTTCTCGTCGCCGGTCACCATCGAGCACAGCTGGTCCTTCGGCAACGGGATCAACCGCTGGGGCGACTCCGCCTTCGAGGGCAACGGCAACGGCTACAAGCTGGGCGGCAACGGCGTCACCGTCGCCCACGTCGTCAACAACTCGGCCGCCTGGGGGAATTCGGGCAACGGCTTCACCGAGAACTCCAACACCGGCGCGATCGTCATCAACCGCACCACCGCGTACGCCAACAGCGGTTCGGGCTACTACTTCGCCACCAGCTCCGCCAAACTCGGCAAGAACCTCGCGGTGAGCAATGGCGGCGGCTCGGTCAGCAAGGGTTCCGCGGTCACCTCGGCCGGCAACAACTGGGACTCCGGCATCTCCACCCCGTCCTTCATCTCCACGGACGCGTCGACGACGTACAACGCCCGTTCGTCGAGCGGCACGCTGCCGGCGACGACGTTCCTCACGACAGGGAGCACCACGATCGGCGCGACGATGAACTGA
- a CDS encoding MFS transporter, producing MTDPSTAPRPTGPRPAWLTRNVKVLCGVSFLQDAASELLYPILPIFLTVVLGAPPAVVGAIEGLAEGAASITKVAAGRLADRFDRRPLIGVGYGLAAVGKLLIALATVWPLVLLARVTDRLGKGMRGAPRDALLVEGVPQGQRGRVFGLHRAADTAGAVVGPLVGLVLYEALDHRLRPLFWVAVIPAVASVALVAAVRDPRAGRAGSSSTRPARTPWRSLPRPYWRVLGVLLAFNLVNFPDALLLLRAHDLGLPTAGVVGAYAVYNLVYATLSYPAGALSDRLPRPLVFAAGLLFFAIGYLGLGLIHSSWAVFVVLPLYGGFAACTDGVGKAWISTLVPDRQQGTAQGLFQGATGAAVLLAGVWAGLAWGTDGNLPLLVSGGIALVLAGVLPVMARARTAAP from the coding sequence GTGACCGACCCCAGCACCGCCCCCCGGCCGACCGGACCCCGCCCCGCGTGGCTGACCCGCAACGTCAAGGTGCTGTGCGGGGTGTCCTTTCTGCAGGACGCGGCCAGTGAGCTCCTCTATCCGATCCTGCCGATCTTCCTGACCGTGGTGCTGGGCGCCCCGCCCGCCGTCGTGGGTGCGATCGAGGGGCTCGCCGAGGGCGCGGCGTCGATCACCAAGGTGGCCGCCGGGCGCCTCGCGGACCGGTTCGACCGCCGTCCCCTGATCGGCGTCGGCTACGGCCTGGCCGCGGTGGGCAAGCTGTTGATCGCGCTGGCGACCGTCTGGCCGCTGGTGCTCCTGGCCCGCGTCACCGACCGGCTCGGCAAGGGCATGCGCGGGGCGCCGCGCGACGCCCTGCTCGTCGAGGGCGTACCGCAGGGGCAGCGCGGCAGGGTGTTCGGGCTGCACCGGGCCGCCGACACCGCCGGCGCGGTGGTCGGCCCGCTCGTGGGGCTCGTCCTGTACGAGGCGCTCGACCACCGGCTGCGCCCGCTGTTCTGGGTCGCCGTGATCCCCGCCGTCGCGTCGGTCGCGCTGGTCGCCGCCGTCCGCGACCCCCGAGCCGGAAGGGCGGGCAGCTCCTCGACGCGGCCCGCCCGCACACCCTGGAGGTCGCTGCCGCGCCCCTACTGGCGGGTTCTCGGGGTGCTGCTCGCCTTCAACCTGGTCAACTTCCCCGACGCGCTGCTGTTGTTGCGCGCCCACGACCTGGGCCTCCCGACGGCCGGGGTGGTGGGCGCGTACGCCGTCTACAACCTCGTCTACGCCACCCTGTCCTACCCCGCCGGGGCGCTGTCCGACCGCTTGCCGCGCCCGCTGGTCTTCGCCGCCGGCCTGCTCTTCTTCGCGATCGGCTATCTGGGCCTCGGCCTGATCCACAGCTCCTGGGCGGTGTTCGTGGTCCTGCCGCTCTACGGCGGTTTCGCGGCCTGTACCGACGGCGTCGGCAAAGCCTGGATCTCCACGCTCGTCCCCGACCGCCAACAGGGCACCGCGCAGGGCCTGTTCCAGGGCGCGACCGGCGCCGCCGTGCTCCTCGCGGGCGTGTGGGCCGGGCTCGCCTGGGGCACCGACGGCAACCTTCCGCTGCTGGTCTCCGGGGGCATCGCACTGGTCCTCGCAGGTGTGCTGCCGGTCATGGCCCGTGCGCGGACCGCCGCTCCCTGA
- a CDS encoding HAD family acid phosphatase, producing the protein MRKSLRAAALGAACVVAGAALYGSGVATAGQSTANSTHEPYNIGLLTKDIDTYYGTTLDSSGVYQASATSPYAKDLARIDASAKKYIDEAVHKHHQKGVKPAVVFDIDDTLLLSLDYEKKNNYGYSSATWAAYVAQANRPEVFGTPELVKYAASKGVTVFYNSGLSEAQRTYAVDNLKKVGADVNLDADHMFLKNTANPPSYLSGCATAGTWTCTTVQYKSGTRKHIEDLGYNIIANFGDQYSDLDGGYADKTYKIPNPTYFVS; encoded by the coding sequence ATGCGGAAGTCCCTTAGAGCGGCCGCCCTCGGCGCCGCCTGTGTCGTCGCCGGTGCCGCCCTCTACGGCAGTGGCGTCGCCACCGCCGGCCAGTCGACGGCCAACTCGACGCACGAGCCGTACAACATCGGCCTGCTGACGAAGGACATCGACACCTACTACGGCACCACGCTCGACAGCAGCGGCGTGTACCAGGCCTCGGCGACCAGCCCGTACGCCAAGGACCTGGCGCGCATCGACGCGTCGGCCAAGAAGTACATCGACGAGGCCGTCCACAAGCACCACCAGAAGGGCGTCAAGCCGGCCGTCGTCTTCGACATCGACGACACGCTGCTGCTCAGCCTCGACTACGAGAAGAAGAACAACTACGGCTACAGCTCGGCCACTTGGGCCGCGTACGTCGCCCAGGCCAACCGCCCGGAGGTCTTCGGCACCCCCGAGCTGGTCAAGTACGCCGCGTCCAAGGGCGTCACGGTGTTCTACAACTCGGGTCTCAGCGAGGCGCAGCGCACCTACGCGGTCGACAACCTGAAGAAGGTCGGCGCCGACGTCAACCTCGACGCCGACCACATGTTCCTCAAGAACACGGCCAACCCGCCGTCGTACTTGAGCGGTTGCGCGACCGCCGGTACCTGGACCTGCACCACCGTGCAGTACAAGTCCGGTACCCGGAAGCACATCGAGGACCTCGGGTACAACATCATCGCCAACTTCGGCGACCAGTACTCGGACCTCGACGGGGGCTACGCCGACAAGACGTACAAGATCCCGAACCCGACCTACTTCGTCAGCTAG
- a CDS encoding family 43 glycosylhydrolase: protein MRPRTARTLLLPFLALLLGLLAAPPSTAHSGAPPVTHPQYAGYLFAYFTGEGTADGEQIRYALSRGNDPLHWRELNQGKPVLTSTIGEKGLRDPFVIRSPKGDKFYLIATDLRMYQNSSGSWDDVQRHGSKSVMIWESTDLVHWTDQRLVKVAPDNAGNTWAPEAYWDDSLGEYVVFWASKLYADDDPGHTGSTYNRMMYATTKDFRTFSAPKVWDDPGYSVIDSTVVKYKDTYYRYTKDERDPSSNSPCSKFITGEKSTSLTSTSYDFVSECIGSGAIERGEGPTVFKSNTEKKWYLFVDEYGLRGYVPFETTDLDSGEWTPSTDYQLPASPRHGTVLPVTQAEYDRLLAAYPATPASVVDATASGQKGYAVVTEASSKVVLPTQPGADLRHLAPSLAIGAGAKVSPPPGTRRDFRTPQSYTVTASDGTSRTWTVEAVPTRSPVLPGLTADPDVHYLDGQYWIYPTSDGYANWGGTSFKAYSSRDLVHWRDHGVILDLGPDVSWADKNAWAPAIAERDGKYYFYFCAEQQIGVAVADSPAGPFKDALGKPLVAKGGSLSGQMIDPAVFTDDDGQSYLYWGNGHAYVVPLNDDMTSYDATKVKDITAGDFREGSFVVKRKGTYYFMWSEDDTRSENYHVAYATGPSPLGPWTERGTILSKNPEYGILGTGHHSVVNVPGTDDWYIVYHRFALNGPGRPGGDGTHRETTIDRLRFAADGTIQPVVPTLGSISPVLTGGQPVRTS, encoded by the coding sequence ATGCGACCCCGCACCGCCCGCACCCTCCTGCTCCCCTTCCTGGCCCTCCTCCTCGGCCTGCTCGCCGCCCCGCCCAGTACCGCGCACTCAGGAGCACCGCCCGTGACCCACCCCCAGTACGCCGGCTACCTCTTCGCCTACTTCACGGGCGAGGGCACCGCCGACGGCGAACAGATCCGCTACGCCCTCAGCCGGGGCAACGACCCTTTGCACTGGCGGGAGTTGAACCAGGGCAAGCCCGTCCTGACCTCGACGATCGGCGAGAAGGGGCTGCGCGACCCGTTCGTGATCCGCTCCCCGAAGGGCGACAAGTTCTACCTCATCGCCACCGACCTCCGCATGTACCAGAACAGCAGCGGGAGTTGGGACGACGTCCAGCGGCACGGCAGCAAGTCCGTGATGATCTGGGAGTCGACCGACCTGGTCCACTGGACCGACCAGCGGCTGGTGAAGGTGGCCCCGGACAACGCGGGCAACACCTGGGCGCCGGAGGCCTATTGGGACGACTCGCTCGGTGAGTACGTCGTCTTCTGGGCGTCGAAGCTGTACGCCGACGACGATCCCGGCCACACCGGCTCGACGTACAACCGCATGATGTACGCGACGACGAAGGACTTCCGCACCTTCAGCGCGCCGAAGGTCTGGGACGACCCCGGTTACTCCGTCATCGACTCAACTGTCGTGAAGTACAAGGACACTTACTACCGCTACACCAAGGACGAACGCGACCCGTCCTCCAACTCCCCCTGCTCGAAGTTCATCACCGGCGAGAAGTCGACCTCGCTGACCTCCACGTCGTACGACTTCGTCTCGGAGTGCATCGGCAGCGGTGCGATCGAGCGGGGCGAGGGGCCGACGGTGTTCAAGTCCAACACCGAGAAGAAGTGGTACCTGTTCGTCGACGAGTACGGGCTGCGCGGCTACGTCCCCTTCGAGACCACCGACCTCGACTCCGGCGAGTGGACCCCGTCCACGGACTACCAGCTCCCGGCAAGTCCCCGGCACGGCACGGTACTTCCGGTGACACAGGCGGAGTACGACCGGCTGCTGGCCGCGTATCCGGCGACGCCGGCGTCGGTCGTGGACGCGACGGCGAGCGGGCAGAAGGGGTACGCGGTCGTCACGGAGGCCTCGTCGAAGGTCGTGCTGCCGACGCAACCCGGCGCGGATCTACGGCACTTGGCGCCGAGCCTCGCGATCGGCGCGGGGGCGAAGGTCAGTCCGCCGCCCGGTACGCGACGGGACTTCCGCACGCCGCAGTCGTACACGGTCACGGCGTCGGACGGGACGAGCCGCACCTGGACGGTGGAGGCGGTGCCGACCCGAAGTCCCGTGCTGCCGGGACTGACCGCCGACCCGGACGTGCACTATCTCGACGGGCAGTACTGGATCTACCCGACGAGCGACGGCTACGCGAACTGGGGCGGGACGAGCTTCAAGGCGTACTCCTCAAGGGACTTGGTCCACTGGCGCGACCACGGAGTCATCCTCGATCTGGGCCCGGATGTCTCCTGGGCCGACAAGAACGCGTGGGCGCCAGCGATCGCGGAGCGCGACGGGAAGTACTACTTCTACTTCTGCGCGGAGCAGCAGATCGGGGTCGCGGTGGCGGACTCGCCCGCGGGCCCGTTCAAGGACGCCCTCGGCAAACCCCTTGTGGCGAAGGGGGGTTCACTGAGCGGCCAGATGATCGACCCGGCCGTCTTCACGGACGACGACGGGCAGTCGTATCTCTACTGGGGCAACGGGCACGCGTACGTGGTGCCGTTGAACGACGACATGACGTCGTACGACGCGACGAAGGTGAAGGACATCACGGCGGGTGACTTCCGTGAGGGGTCCTTCGTCGTGAAGCGCAAGGGGACCTACTACTTCATGTGGTCCGAGGACGACACCCGCAGCGAGAACTACCACGTGGCCTACGCGACGGGACCGTCCCCGCTCGGTCCGTGGACCGAGCGGGGCACGATCCTGTCCAAGAACCCCGAGTACGGCATCCTGGGCACCGGCCACCACTCCGTGGTGAACGTGCCGGGGACCGACGACTGGTACATCGTCTATCACCGGTTCGCCCTGAACGGGCCAGGAAGGCCTGGTGGGGACGGCACGCACCGGGAGACCACGATCGACCGCCTGCGGTTCGCGGCGGACGGAACGATTCAGCCGGTGGTGCCCACCCTCGGGTCGATCAGCCCCGTGCTGACCGGCGGACAGCCCGTACGGACTAGCTGA
- a CDS encoding glycosyl hydrolase, whose protein sequence is MSVPARKRRWFTICAITASAALVAIPAGAAPGSGGTPFGVRALAQLAAERGQSVGAVSPKAKADDDGGDDGNEADEIAEGADQYAEARTSPGIVAPGAYGAAWTSLTNLPGTGGSWRDITDLPYNSDDPRYRDYDSNSSGGSGNVTGRMAAMAAADDGYVYAGSAGGGVWRSHTGGGHWQPISDALSSQSTGALALDGAGRLWLGTGEATTNADAYLGSGVYVLTNPRHGTFSTRSRVGGDELESTTIHELRFGGGKVWAATSEGVWSHSTKRLSGAWKLEFAPNPAYLPGGSLANDDSAAYKNIANDIAIDPKDPSKVVLAVGWRSGDDYNGFYTKGADGTWTRITSGLGDLPADADNVGNVTFARSADGSRYYAIDQSPEQLNTNPDSGLEGIYVSKSGSPTGPWTKIADYKGLAADGSALTSSGYMPGVQAWYNQFLTVDPANAEHVYAGLEEVYETKDGGTDWSTVGPYWNFGFPCWSIDPTKQTGDCSPTTHSDQHGVAIGSYHGKSFVYVGNDGGVYKRPLNGSQDASGHATDWTSLNDGTIDTLQYYSVGIGKDLTYGGVSVIGGLQDNGQSILRSNDKVMGSNFGGDGGDTLTDPANGCDIAEEYVYLAIQVTQNCAVNDGSWVTDPSKITSYGVAPADNATGEARFIAPITADMKNSSTWIAGGRHIWVQTHGYAIRSGDEWTSVYDLGAGRTATAVAASGGKVYAAWCGPCNNQGFARGISVGNADGTGWHDIALPSTGADGTVPNRYLAGFAVDPKNADHVYLAVNGFSRHWTEGPGAGVGHVFESTDGGTTWKDISKNLPDVPTNSAVVTANGGLAVATDLGVVYRAPGRTSWQRVGNLPAVAVLQLKLSPDGRTLYAATHGRGIYTIDVRNLR, encoded by the coding sequence GTGTCAGTACCTGCCCGCAAGAGACGTTGGTTCACGATCTGTGCCATCACCGCATCCGCCGCACTCGTGGCGATACCCGCCGGCGCCGCGCCCGGCTCGGGCGGCACCCCCTTCGGGGTCCGCGCACTGGCTCAACTGGCCGCCGAACGAGGGCAGTCGGTGGGCGCGGTCAGCCCGAAAGCCAAGGCCGACGACGACGGCGGTGACGACGGCAACGAGGCCGACGAGATAGCCGAGGGCGCCGACCAGTACGCCGAGGCCCGCACCTCGCCCGGCATCGTCGCACCGGGCGCGTACGGCGCCGCCTGGACGAGCCTGACCAACCTGCCCGGCACCGGCGGCAGTTGGCGCGACATCACCGACCTGCCGTACAACTCCGACGACCCGCGCTACCGCGACTACGACTCCAACTCCAGTGGCGGCTCGGGCAATGTCACCGGCCGGATGGCCGCGATGGCCGCCGCCGACGACGGGTACGTCTACGCCGGCAGCGCGGGAGGCGGAGTGTGGCGCTCGCACACCGGAGGCGGTCACTGGCAGCCCATCAGCGACGCGCTGTCCTCGCAGTCCACCGGCGCGCTCGCGCTGGACGGCGCCGGGCGGCTGTGGCTGGGCACGGGCGAGGCGACGACCAACGCGGACGCGTATCTCGGCAGCGGCGTCTACGTCCTGACGAACCCCCGTCACGGCACGTTCTCCACCCGCAGCCGGGTCGGCGGCGACGAGCTGGAGTCCACCACCATCCACGAACTGCGCTTCGGCGGCGGCAAGGTGTGGGCGGCGACCAGCGAGGGAGTGTGGAGCCACTCCACGAAGCGGCTCAGCGGCGCCTGGAAGCTGGAGTTCGCGCCCAACCCGGCCTATCTGCCGGGCGGTTCACTCGCGAACGACGACTCGGCCGCGTACAAGAACATCGCCAACGACATCGCGATCGACCCGAAGGACCCCTCCAAGGTGGTCCTCGCCGTCGGCTGGCGCAGCGGTGACGACTACAACGGCTTCTACACCAAGGGCGCGGACGGCACCTGGACGCGGATCACCAGCGGCCTCGGCGACCTGCCGGCCGACGCCGACAACGTCGGCAACGTCACCTTCGCCCGTTCCGCCGACGGCTCGCGCTACTACGCCATCGACCAGTCCCCGGAGCAGCTCAACACCAACCCGGACAGCGGCCTGGAAGGCATCTACGTCTCCAAGTCCGGCTCTCCCACGGGCCCTTGGACGAAGATCGCCGACTACAAGGGCCTGGCAGCCGACGGCTCGGCGCTCACCTCCAGCGGCTACATGCCCGGCGTACAGGCCTGGTACAACCAGTTCCTGACCGTAGACCCGGCGAACGCGGAGCACGTCTACGCGGGCCTGGAGGAGGTCTACGAGACCAAGGACGGCGGCACCGACTGGTCCACGGTCGGCCCGTACTGGAACTTCGGCTTCCCCTGCTGGAGCATCGACCCCACCAAGCAGACCGGCGACTGCAGCCCCACCACCCACTCCGACCAGCACGGCGTCGCGATCGGCAGCTACCACGGAAAGAGCTTCGTCTACGTCGGCAACGACGGCGGCGTCTACAAGCGCCCGCTGAACGGCTCCCAGGACGCCTCCGGGCACGCCACCGACTGGACCTCGCTCAACGACGGCACCATCGACACCCTCCAGTACTACTCGGTGGGCATCGGCAAGGACCTGACCTACGGCGGGGTCTCCGTCATCGGCGGCCTCCAGGACAACGGCCAGTCCATCCTGCGCAGCAACGACAAGGTCATGGGGTCCAACTTCGGCGGTGACGGCGGAGACACCCTCACCGACCCGGCCAACGGCTGCGACATCGCCGAGGAGTACGTCTACCTCGCCATCCAGGTGACCCAGAACTGCGCGGTGAACGACGGGAGTTGGGTCACCGACCCCAGCAAGATCACGTCGTACGGCGTCGCCCCCGCCGACAACGCCACCGGTGAGGCCCGCTTCATCGCCCCGATCACGGCCGACATGAAGAACAGCTCGACCTGGATCGCGGGCGGCCGGCACATCTGGGTGCAGACCCACGGCTACGCCATCCGCAGCGGCGACGAGTGGACCAGCGTGTACGACCTCGGCGCCGGGCGTACCGCGACCGCCGTCGCGGCCTCGGGCGGCAAGGTGTACGCGGCCTGGTGCGGCCCCTGCAACAACCAAGGCTTCGCCCGCGGCATCTCCGTCGGCAACGCGGACGGCACCGGCTGGCACGACATCGCCCTGCCGAGCACAGGCGCGGACGGCACCGTGCCCAACCGCTACCTCGCCGGTTTCGCCGTCGACCCCAAGAACGCCGACCACGTCTACCTCGCGGTCAACGGCTTCTCCCGGCACTGGACCGAGGGCCCCGGCGCCGGCGTCGGCCACGTCTTCGAGTCCACCGACGGCGGCACCACCTGGAAGGACATCTCGAAGAACCTCCCCGACGTCCCGACGAACTCCGCGGTCGTCACCGCGAACGGCGGCCTCGCCGTCGCCACCGACCTGGGCGTCGTCTACCGCGCGCCGGGCCGTACGAGCTGGCAGCGCGTCGGGAACCTCCCGGCCGTCGCCGTACTCCAGTTGAAGCTGAGCCCGGACGGCCGGACGCTCTACGCGGCCACCCACGGCCGCGGCATCTACACGATCGACGTGCGCAACCTCCGCTGA